In Rhodospirillum rubrum ATCC 11170, a genomic segment contains:
- a CDS encoding metal ABC transporter permease, with protein MTGSWLETLLLPFTVPFLRDAMIIALLVAVPTALLSCFLVLKGWALMGDAISHAVLPGVVLAYVAGLPLGVGAFAAGLGCALVTGYLKDNSRIKQDTVMGVVFSGMFGLGIVLHTSIRTDVHLDHILFGDMLGVGSSDLLESGLIALLVVGAIALKGRDLLLHAFDPQQARAIGLPVGLLHYGLLCLLALTIVGALKATGILLTVALLIGPGAIAFLFTRRFSSMLLAAVVISSLASVLGVYISLFLDSAPAPTIVLLLTLTFIAAFMVSRQRDRQRARGVDRPV; from the coding sequence ATGACCGGATCCTGGCTGGAAACCCTGCTGCTACCCTTTACCGTGCCCTTCCTGCGCGATGCGATGATCATCGCCCTGCTGGTCGCCGTGCCGACCGCCCTGCTGTCGTGTTTCCTGGTGCTCAAGGGCTGGGCCCTGATGGGCGACGCCATCTCGCATGCTGTGCTACCCGGGGTGGTTCTGGCCTATGTGGCCGGCCTGCCCTTGGGGGTGGGGGCTTTCGCCGCCGGTCTGGGCTGCGCCCTGGTGACGGGCTATCTGAAGGATAACAGCCGCATCAAGCAAGACACGGTGATGGGAGTGGTGTTTTCGGGCATGTTCGGCCTAGGCATCGTGCTCCATACCAGCATCCGCACCGATGTTCACCTTGATCACATCCTGTTTGGCGACATGCTGGGGGTCGGATCCTCCGATCTGCTGGAAAGCGGCCTGATCGCCCTGCTGGTGGTCGGCGCCATCGCGCTCAAGGGCCGCGACCTGCTGCTCCACGCCTTTGATCCCCAACAGGCCCGCGCCATCGGCCTGCCTGTCGGCCTGTTGCACTACGGCTTGCTCTGTCTGCTCGCCCTGACCATCGTCGGCGCCTTGAAGGCGACGGGGATCTTGCTGACCGTCGCCTTGCTGATCGGGCCGGGCGCCATCGCCTTTTTGTTCACCCGGCGGTTTTCATCGATGCTGCTGGCCGCCGTGGTGATTTCGAGTCTCGCCTCGGTCCTCGGCGTCTATATCAGCCTGTTCCTAGACAGCGCCCCGGCGCCGACCATCGTTTTGCTGCTGACCTTGACCTTCATCGCCGCCTTCATGGTCTCGCGCCAGCGCGACCGCCAACGGGCCCGGGGCGTCGATCGTCCCGTGTGA
- the greA gene encoding transcription elongation factor GreA yields MEKIPMTPDGLARLEAELKSLKSVDRPAVIRAISEARDHGDLSENAEYHAARERQSFIEGRIKELEDVTSRAEVIDISKLSGDTVRFGATVSVLDEDSEEQTTYQIVGAHEADLKAGRISVASPIGKALIGKKVGDSIEVKAPGGSKFYEVTMVRFG; encoded by the coding sequence ATGGAGAAGATTCCCATGACTCCCGACGGGCTTGCCCGCCTGGAGGCAGAATTGAAGTCTTTGAAGTCCGTGGACCGGCCAGCGGTGATCCGTGCGATCAGCGAAGCCCGTGACCACGGCGACCTTTCGGAGAATGCCGAATACCACGCCGCCCGTGAACGCCAGAGCTTCATCGAGGGCCGAATCAAGGAACTCGAGGATGTGACCTCGCGGGCCGAGGTGATCGACATCAGCAAGCTGAGCGGCGATACCGTGCGCTTCGGCGCGACCGTCAGCGTGCTTGATGAGGACAGCGAGGAACAGACCACCTATCAGATCGTCGGTGCCCACGAAGCCGACCTCAAGGCCGGGCGGATCAGCGTGGCCTCGCCGATCGGCAAGGCGCTGATCGGCAAAAAGGTCGGCGATTCCATCGAGGTCAAGGCCCCGGGTGGCTCGAAGTTCTATGAAGTGACGATGGTCCGCTTCGGCTGA
- the carB gene encoding carbamoyl-phosphate synthase large subunit: protein MPKRTDIKSILIIGAGPIVIGQACEFDYSGAQACKALRAEGYRVILVNSNPATIMTDPETADATYIEPITPEIVEAIIERERPDALLPTMGGQTALNTAMALADRGVLTKYGVEMIAANKEVIAKAEDRLLFRDAMRKIGLDCPRSALVHSIEESRQALEEIGLPVIIRPSFTLGGQGGGMAFNREEYDRIVASGLAASPVRQILVEESVLGWKEYEMEVVRDRADNCIIVCSIENIDPMGVHTGDSITVAPALTLTDKEYQVMRNASIACLREIGVETGGSNVQFAVNPKDGRLVVIEMNPRVSRSSALASKATGFPIAKIAAKLAVGYTLDELSNDITGVTPASFEPTIDYVVTKLPRFTFEKFPDTEALLSSSMKSVGEAMAIGRTFKESLQKGLRSLEIGLDGLDEVEIPGSAGQDGKDAIRAALSKARPDRILIIAQALRQGFTVEEVRAICYYDPWFLEQIKEIVDEERRLRENGLPGDAVSLHRVKKMGFSDARLAKLTGKTVTEVSFRRQVLNVHPVYKRIDTCAAEFASRTPYMYSCYEGDGLTPAECEAEVSDRTKIIILGGGPNRIGQGIEFDYCCVHAAYALSDAGFETIMVNCNPETVSTDYDTSDRLYFEPLTIEDVVELARKEQARGTLLGCIVQYGGQTPLKLARGLEAAGIPVLGTSPDAIDLAEDRDRFQKLIAKLALRQPRNGTALSVEQARAIATRVGYPVVIRPSYVLGGRAMQIVHDEAQLNDYMVNAVKVSGDDPVLIDNYLSGAIEVDVDAIADGETTHIAGIMQHIEEAGIHSGDSACSLPPYSLDEATIAELTKQTEALAKGLNVRGLMNIQFAIKDGDIYILEVNPRASRTVPFVAKATGVAVAKIAARVMAGESLASFGLVTKRLAHVAVKEAVFPFARFPGVDIVLGPEMKSTGEVMGIDTTFARAFAKSQLGAGVTLPEGGTAFISVRDGDKAAIMPIARELTELGFRLVATRGTAALLAENGLSVEVINKVLEGRPHCVDAMISGDIHLVFNTTEGIQSQKDSFDIRHTALMRNIPHYTTVAGATAAVKAMTALRQGHLEVAPLQEYFKVS, encoded by the coding sequence ATGCCCAAACGCACGGACATCAAAAGCATCCTGATCATCGGGGCCGGCCCCATCGTTATCGGCCAGGCCTGCGAATTCGATTATTCCGGCGCCCAGGCCTGCAAGGCCCTGCGCGCCGAGGGCTATCGGGTGATCCTGGTTAATTCGAATCCGGCGACGATCATGACCGACCCGGAAACCGCCGACGCCACCTATATCGAGCCGATCACCCCAGAAATCGTCGAAGCCATCATCGAGCGCGAGCGCCCCGACGCCCTGCTGCCGACCATGGGCGGCCAGACGGCGCTCAATACCGCCATGGCCCTGGCCGATCGCGGCGTTTTGACCAAATACGGCGTCGAGATGATCGCGGCCAATAAGGAGGTCATCGCCAAGGCCGAGGACCGCCTGCTATTCCGCGACGCCATGCGCAAGATCGGCCTGGATTGCCCGCGCAGCGCCCTGGTCCACAGCATCGAGGAAAGCCGTCAGGCGCTCGAGGAGATCGGCCTGCCGGTCATCATCCGCCCGTCGTTCACCCTGGGCGGCCAGGGCGGCGGCATGGCCTTCAACCGCGAGGAATACGACCGCATCGTCGCCAGCGGCCTCGCCGCCTCACCGGTGCGCCAGATCCTGGTCGAGGAAAGCGTCCTGGGTTGGAAGGAATACGAGATGGAGGTGGTCCGCGACCGCGCGGACAACTGCATCATCGTCTGCTCGATCGAGAATATCGATCCGATGGGCGTTCATACCGGCGATTCGATCACCGTGGCCCCGGCGCTGACCCTGACCGACAAGGAATATCAGGTGATGCGCAACGCCTCGATCGCCTGTCTGCGCGAAATCGGCGTGGAGACCGGCGGCTCGAACGTGCAGTTCGCCGTCAACCCCAAGGACGGCCGGCTGGTGGTGATCGAGATGAACCCCCGGGTCTCGCGCTCCTCGGCGCTGGCCTCGAAAGCCACGGGCTTCCCCATCGCCAAGATCGCCGCCAAGCTGGCGGTGGGCTATACGCTGGATGAATTGTCCAACGACATCACCGGCGTCACCCCAGCCAGCTTCGAGCCGACCATCGATTACGTGGTCACCAAGCTGCCGCGCTTCACCTTCGAGAAGTTCCCCGATACCGAGGCCCTGCTGTCGTCGTCGATGAAGTCGGTGGGCGAGGCCATGGCCATCGGCCGCACCTTCAAGGAAAGCCTGCAAAAGGGCCTGCGCTCGCTGGAAATCGGCCTTGACGGCCTGGACGAGGTCGAGATCCCCGGATCGGCCGGTCAGGACGGCAAGGACGCCATCCGCGCCGCCCTGTCCAAGGCCCGCCCCGACCGCATCCTGATCATCGCCCAGGCCCTGCGCCAGGGCTTCACGGTCGAAGAAGTGCGGGCCATCTGCTACTACGACCCCTGGTTCCTCGAGCAGATCAAGGAGATCGTCGACGAGGAACGGCGGCTGCGCGAAAACGGCCTGCCGGGCGACGCCGTCTCCCTGCACCGGGTCAAGAAGATGGGCTTCTCCGACGCCCGCCTCGCCAAGCTGACCGGCAAGACGGTGACCGAGGTGTCCTTCCGCCGTCAGGTGCTCAACGTCCATCCGGTCTATAAGCGCATCGACACCTGCGCCGCCGAATTCGCCTCGCGCACGCCCTACATGTATTCGTGCTACGAGGGCGACGGCCTGACCCCGGCCGAATGCGAGGCCGAGGTCTCCGACCGCACCAAGATCATCATCCTGGGCGGTGGCCCCAACCGCATCGGCCAGGGCATCGAATTCGATTATTGCTGCGTCCACGCCGCTTACGCCCTGTCGGACGCCGGCTTCGAGACCATCATGGTCAACTGCAATCCGGAAACCGTGTCGACCGATTACGATACCTCGGACCGGCTGTATTTCGAGCCGCTGACCATCGAAGACGTGGTCGAGCTGGCGCGCAAGGAACAGGCGCGCGGCACGCTGCTCGGCTGCATCGTCCAGTACGGCGGCCAGACGCCGCTCAAGCTCGCCCGCGGCCTGGAAGCCGCCGGCATTCCCGTGCTCGGCACCTCGCCCGACGCCATCGATCTGGCCGAGGACCGCGACCGCTTCCAGAAGCTGATCGCCAAGCTCGCCCTGCGCCAGCCGCGCAACGGCACGGCGCTGTCGGTCGAACAGGCCCGCGCCATCGCCACCCGCGTCGGCTATCCGGTGGTGATCCGCCCGTCCTATGTTCTGGGCGGCCGGGCCATGCAGATCGTCCACGACGAGGCCCAACTCAACGACTACATGGTCAACGCCGTGAAGGTGTCGGGCGATGATCCGGTGCTGATCGACAATTATCTGTCAGGCGCCATCGAGGTCGATGTCGACGCCATCGCCGATGGCGAGACCACCCATATCGCCGGCATCATGCAGCACATCGAGGAAGCGGGCATCCATTCGGGCGACTCGGCCTGTTCGCTGCCGCCCTACTCCCTTGATGAAGCCACCATCGCCGAACTGACCAAGCAGACCGAGGCCCTGGCCAAGGGCTTGAACGTGCGCGGCCTGATGAACATCCAGTTCGCCATCAAGGACGGCGATATCTACATCCTCGAGGTCAATCCGCGCGCCAGCCGCACCGTGCCCTTCGTCGCCAAGGCGACCGGCGTCGCCGTCGCCAAGATCGCCGCCCGGGTGATGGCCGGCGAAAGCCTCGCCTCCTTCGGGCTGGTGACCAAGCGCCTCGCCCATGTCGCGGTCAAAGAGGCGGTGTTCCCCTTCGCCCGCTTCCCCGGCGTCGATATCGTGCTTGGCCCCGAGATGAAATCGACCGGCGAGGTGATGGGCATCGACACCACCTTCGCCCGCGCCTTCGCCAAATCCCAGCTTGGCGCCGGCGTCACCCTGCCCGAGGGCGGGACGGCGTTCATCAGCGTGCGCGACGGCGACAAGGCCGCCATCATGCCAATCGCCCGCGAATTGACCGAACTGGGCTTCCGCCTGGTCGCCACGCGGGGCACCGCCGCCCTGCTGGCCGAGAACGGTCTCAGCGTCGAGGTGATCAACAAGGTCTTGGAAGGCCGGCCCCATTGCGTCGACGCCATGATCAGCGGCGATATCCATCTGGTGTTCAACACCACCGAGGGCATCCAGTCGCAAAAAGACAGCTTCGACATCCGCCACACGGCTCTGATGAGGAACATTCCCCATTACACCACCGTGGCGGGTGCGACGGCGGCGGTGAAGGCCATGACCGCCTTGCGGCAAGGTCATCTTGAAGTGGCTCCGTTACAGGAATACTTTAAAGTTTCCTGA
- a CDS encoding RES family NAD+ phosphorylase, with protein sequence MSLFPPPTIPLAQRDTVRLIPTARLKEPVLQPLAATPRALDDLAALESVTNGRIEAESLGMADLDPRELVFGRPGHSFINAAFTHTRPGGNRFNGEDRGAWYCAFTVETALAEVSYHLGRELAAIGRFENTTDYAVLLADFIGLFHDLRGDDGADEPALAEDPALAYGPGQALAGRLRRESASNGIVYPSRRHAGGTCLVAFHPDLVQSLRQGAIWRLDWWGSPNPRQTLLNA encoded by the coding sequence GTGAGCCTCTTCCCGCCGCCGACCATCCCTTTGGCCCAGCGCGATACCGTCCGCCTGATCCCGACGGCGCGCCTGAAGGAGCCGGTGCTTCAGCCGCTGGCGGCGACGCCCCGGGCCCTGGATGATCTGGCCGCCCTGGAAAGCGTGACCAATGGCCGGATCGAGGCCGAGAGCCTGGGCATGGCCGATCTCGACCCCCGGGAACTGGTTTTCGGCCGACCGGGCCATAGCTTCATCAACGCCGCCTTTACCCATACCCGGCCGGGCGGCAACCGCTTCAATGGCGAGGATCGGGGGGCTTGGTATTGCGCCTTTACGGTGGAAACCGCCCTGGCCGAGGTCTCCTATCATCTGGGACGCGAACTGGCCGCCATCGGCCGCTTCGAGAACACCACCGATTACGCCGTCCTGCTCGCCGATTTCATCGGTCTTTTCCATGACCTGCGCGGCGACGACGGGGCGGACGAGCCGGCGCTGGCCGAGGACCCCGCCCTCGCCTATGGGCCGGGGCAGGCCTTGGCCGGCCGTCTGCGCCGCGAGAGCGCCAGCAACGGCATCGTCTATCCTTCGCGGCGCCACGCCGGCGGAACCTGTCTGGTCGCCTTCCACCCCGACCTTGTGCAGAGCCTGCGCCAAGGCGCGATCTGGCGTTTGGACTGGTGGGGGAGCCCCAATCCCCGCCAAACCCTGCTCAACGCCTGA
- the carA gene encoding glutamine-hydrolyzing carbamoyl-phosphate synthase small subunit — protein sequence MSTPSHTPKPPGATAVLALADGTLFWGRGVGALGEVVGEVCFNTAMTGYQEVMTDPSYAGQIVTFCFPHIGNVGTNAEDIESTVPAARGCVLRADITEPANWRATGALNGWLAARGLVGISGVDTRQLTRRIRDLGAPSGVIAHAADGVFDIPALVAKAQGWPGLEGMDLAAEVTCTQTYAWDETLWSLDGGYGRLSDPRFHVVAIDYGAKRNILRNLASLGCKVTVVPAQTTLDEVMAHQPDGIFLSNGPGDPAATGTYAVPVIKQLIETGKPLFGICLGHQMLALALGATTYKMATGHRGANHPVKDHTTGKVEITSMNHGFAVDRASLPAGVTETHTSLFDNVLEGLAVDGKPVFSVQYHPEASPGPEDSHYLFKRFVDLMDARRV from the coding sequence ATGGCACGCTCTTCTGGGGCCGAGGCGTGGGCGCCTTGGGCGAAGTGGTCGGCGAGGTCTGCTTCAACACGGCGATGACCGGCTATCAGGAAGTGATGACCGATCCGTCCTATGCCGGGCAGATCGTCACCTTCTGCTTTCCCCATATCGGCAATGTCGGCACCAACGCCGAGGATATCGAAAGCACCGTCCCCGCCGCCCGCGGTTGCGTGCTGCGCGCCGACATCACCGAACCGGCCAATTGGCGGGCCACCGGCGCCTTGAACGGCTGGCTGGCGGCGCGCGGCCTTGTCGGCATCAGCGGCGTCGATACCCGCCAGCTGACCCGGCGCATCCGCGACCTTGGCGCCCCCAGCGGGGTGATCGCCCATGCCGCCGACGGCGTTTTCGACATCCCCGCCCTGGTGGCCAAGGCGCAAGGCTGGCCCGGGCTCGAGGGCATGGATCTCGCCGCCGAGGTCACCTGCACCCAGACCTACGCCTGGGACGAGACCCTGTGGTCGCTGGACGGCGGCTATGGACGGTTGAGCGATCCTCGCTTCCATGTGGTGGCCATCGACTACGGCGCCAAGCGCAATATCTTGCGCAATCTGGCCTCGCTGGGCTGCAAGGTCACCGTCGTGCCGGCCCAGACCACCCTTGACGAGGTGATGGCCCATCAGCCCGACGGCATCTTCCTGTCGAACGGCCCGGGCGACCCGGCGGCCACCGGAACCTATGCGGTGCCGGTGATCAAACAGCTGATCGAGACCGGCAAGCCGCTGTTTGGCATTTGCCTGGGCCATCAGATGCTGGCCCTGGCCCTGGGGGCGACGACCTATAAGATGGCCACCGGCCATCGCGGGGCCAACCACCCGGTGAAGGATCACACCACCGGCAAGGTCGAAATCACCTCGATGAACCATGGCTTTGCCGTGGATCGGGCCAGCCTGCCCGCCGGCGTCACCGAAACCCACACCAGTTTGTTTGACAATGTCCTTGAAGGGCTGGCCGTCGATGGCAAGCCGGTGTTTTCGGTGCAATACCACCCGGAAGCCTCGCCCGGCCCCGAGGACAGCCACTATCTGTTCAAGCGCTTCGTCGATCTGATGGACGCCCGCCGCGTCTGA
- a CDS encoding antitoxin Xre-like helix-turn-helix domain-containing protein, whose translation MTPALTPLRGTGDPLGAGVPSLADGPTRGRLTPAAIDGFVRLVAIWRLSTAEACALLGDVSERTWFRMKKGTWSGTLSQDALTRISALIGLYKGLRLLFSSPLAEEWIGLPNASPLYHGQRPLDGMIEGGIPRMLAVRRHIDALRGGL comes from the coding sequence ATGACCCCGGCGCTTACGCCCCTGCGGGGAACCGGCGACCCGCTGGGGGCCGGCGTTCCCAGCCTCGCCGATGGACCGACGCGCGGGCGCCTGACCCCGGCGGCGATCGACGGCTTTGTCCGCCTTGTCGCGATTTGGCGGCTGAGCACGGCCGAAGCCTGCGCCCTTCTTGGCGATGTTTCCGAAAGAACGTGGTTCCGCATGAAGAAGGGAACATGGTCGGGAACGCTTTCCCAAGATGCCCTGACCCGGATCAGCGCCTTGATCGGCCTCTATAAAGGCTTGCGCCTGCTGTTTTCCTCGCCGCTGGCCGAGGAGTGGATCGGCCTGCCCAACGCCAGTCCGCTTTATCACGGTCAGCGCCCCCTTGATGGCATGATCGAAGGCGGCATTCCCCGGATGCTGGCGGTGCGCCGCCATATCGATGCCCTGCGTGGCGGATTGTGA
- a CDS encoding metal ABC transporter permease yields MMALLAQPFAYDYMINAMWVSALVGGVCAFLSCFLMLKGWSLIGDALSHAIVPGVAGAAIIGLPFSVGAFLAGGLAAGAMLFLNRRTRLKEDAIIGLIFTSFLGLGLFMISLDPASVNVQTIVLGNILAITRGDTLQLVLISGISLAVLLAKWKDLMVAFFDESHARSVGLNPALLKGVFFTLLSACTVAALQTVGAFLVIAMVVTPGATAYLLTDRFPRLIVLSVGLGVLSCLIGTYLSFFLDGATGGVIVVLQTLVFLLAFLFAPKHGLLAARLRGRRMREAGR; encoded by the coding sequence ATGATGGCCCTGCTCGCCCAGCCGTTCGCCTATGACTACATGATCAACGCCATGTGGGTGAGCGCCCTGGTCGGCGGCGTCTGCGCCTTTTTGTCGTGCTTCCTGATGCTCAAGGGCTGGTCGCTGATCGGCGACGCCCTGTCCCATGCCATCGTGCCCGGCGTCGCCGGGGCGGCGATCATCGGCCTGCCGTTTTCCGTCGGCGCCTTTCTGGCCGGTGGGCTGGCGGCGGGGGCCATGCTGTTTCTCAACCGGCGAACGCGGCTGAAGGAAGACGCGATCATCGGCCTGATCTTCACCTCGTTCCTCGGGTTGGGATTGTTCATGATCTCGCTCGATCCGGCCTCGGTGAACGTCCAGACCATCGTGCTGGGCAATATCCTGGCGATCACCCGGGGCGATACCCTGCAGTTGGTGCTGATTTCAGGGATTTCCTTGGCCGTTTTGCTGGCCAAATGGAAAGATCTGATGGTCGCCTTCTTCGATGAAAGCCATGCCCGCTCGGTCGGGCTCAATCCGGCGCTGCTGAAGGGCGTTTTCTTCACCCTGCTCAGCGCCTGCACGGTGGCCGCCTTGCAGACCGTGGGCGCCTTCCTGGTCATCGCCATGGTGGTCACCCCCGGGGCCACCGCCTATCTGCTGACCGACCGTTTTCCCCGACTGATCGTCCTGAGTGTTGGCCTGGGCGTGCTCAGTTGTCTGATCGGCACCTATCTCAGTTTCTTCCTGGATGGGGCGACCGGCGGGGTGATCGTGGTTTTGCAGACCCTGGTCTTCCTGCTCGCCTTTTTGTTCGCCCCCAAGCACGGGCTGCTGGCCGCCCGCTTGCGGGGACGCCGCATGCGGGAGGCCGGCCGATGA
- a CDS encoding metal ABC transporter substrate-binding protein, which yields MTTGKGNNGGAWTRRAVLGTAAGVVAALGLGAGRARAARRLKVVTTFTIIADMARNVAGEAADVVSITKPGAEIHTYQPTPGDLMRARGADLVLWNGLNLELWFEQFFENLGDVPGVVVSQKVVPIGIGEGPYEGKPNPHAWMSPTAALLYVDTIAEALATHDPQNAALYRDNAASYKRRIEETVAPLRIALAALPEERRWLVTSEGAFSYLARDFSLRELYLWPINADQQGRPQQVRKVVDAMRAQAIPAIFSESTISSAPAEQVARETGARYGGVLYVDSLSGPEGPVPSYLDLLRVTIETILHGLAP from the coding sequence ATGACGACGGGCAAAGGCAATAACGGCGGGGCGTGGACACGGCGCGCGGTCCTGGGGACGGCGGCCGGCGTGGTCGCCGCCCTCGGCTTGGGCGCGGGTCGGGCGCGGGCCGCCCGGCGGCTGAAGGTGGTGACCACCTTCACCATCATCGCCGATATGGCGCGCAATGTGGCCGGGGAAGCCGCCGATGTGGTGTCGATCACCAAGCCCGGCGCCGAAATCCACACCTATCAGCCGACCCCGGGCGACCTTATGCGGGCGCGCGGCGCTGATCTGGTGCTGTGGAACGGCCTGAATCTGGAATTGTGGTTCGAACAGTTCTTTGAAAACCTGGGGGACGTCCCCGGTGTCGTGGTGTCGCAAAAGGTGGTCCCGATCGGCATCGGCGAGGGCCCCTATGAGGGCAAACCCAACCCCCATGCCTGGATGTCGCCGACGGCCGCCCTGCTCTATGTCGATACCATCGCCGAGGCCCTGGCGACCCACGACCCGCAAAACGCCGCGCTCTATCGCGACAATGCCGCAAGCTACAAGCGGCGCATCGAGGAGACGGTGGCGCCCTTGCGGATCGCCCTTGCCGCCCTGCCCGAGGAGCGGCGCTGGCTGGTGACCAGCGAGGGGGCCTTCAGCTACCTCGCCCGGGATTTTTCGTTGCGCGAGCTTTATCTGTGGCCGATCAACGCCGACCAGCAGGGCCGCCCCCAGCAGGTGCGCAAGGTGGTCGACGCCATGCGCGCCCAGGCCATTCCCGCCATCTTTTCCGAAAGCACCATTTCTTCGGCCCCGGCCGAACAGGTGGCCCGGGAAACCGGGGCGCGCTATGGCGGCGTCTTGTATGTCGATTCCCTGAGCGGGCCCGAGGGGCCGGTTCCCAGCTATCTTGATCTGCTGCGCGTCACCATCGAAACCATCCTTCACGGGCTGGCCCCGTAA
- a CDS encoding Lrp/AsnC family transcriptional regulator — protein MATQRVKLDRIDRRILNDLQSDGRMTNVDLAKRAGISAPPCLRRVRALEEAGFIRGYHADLDAVSLGYNVTVFAHVGLNSQAESDLRAFEDLVASWPEVRECHMLAGETDFLLKVVARDWDDYQRFLTSRLTPAPNVGHVKSALAIRTGKLQPGVPVAETDPDD, from the coding sequence ATGGCGACACAGCGCGTTAAGCTGGACCGCATCGACCGCAGGATTCTCAACGATCTCCAGAGCGACGGCCGGATGACCAACGTCGATCTGGCCAAGCGGGCGGGCATCTCGGCGCCCCCGTGTTTGCGCCGCGTTCGCGCGCTCGAGGAGGCCGGGTTCATCCGGGGCTATCACGCCGATCTCGACGCGGTGTCGCTGGGCTATAATGTGACGGTTTTCGCCCATGTCGGCCTGAATAGTCAGGCCGAATCCGATCTGCGCGCCTTCGAGGATCTGGTGGCGAGCTGGCCCGAGGTGCGCGAATGCCACATGCTGGCCGGCGAGACCGATTTCCTGCTGAAGGTGGTGGCGCGCGACTGGGATGATTACCAGCGCTTCCTGACCTCGCGTCTGACCCCGGCGCCCAATGTCGGCCATGTGAAATCCGCCCTGGCCATTCGCACCGGCAAGCTGCAACCCGGCGTTCCCGTTGCCGAGACCGATCCCGACGACTAA
- a CDS encoding manganese/iron ABC transporter ATP-binding protein codes for MSSPSVVSAPYPFGIKVTGASVTYRNGHTALRDASFEIPTGTVTGLVGINGSGKSTLFKAIMGFVPLSVGSIAILGLPVREALRRHLVAYVPQSEDVDWTFPVLVEDVVMMGRYGHMNPLRIARRADKSAVDQALERVGMGALRKRQIGELSGGQKKRVFLARALAQDGRVILLDEPFTGVDVTTESEIITLLRALRAEGRVMLVSTHDLGSVPEFCDRAVLLNRTVLASGPTAEVFTRRNLEAAFGGVLRHVVLSDRGQGGDGAGQRPLGVLSDDERPLVLYDDPPEGGEAPKGGGAPR; via the coding sequence TTGTCCTCGCCCTCGGTCGTTTCGGCGCCCTATCCCTTCGGTATCAAGGTTACCGGGGCCAGCGTCACCTATCGCAACGGCCATACGGCCTTGCGCGATGCCTCCTTCGAGATCCCGACCGGCACGGTCACCGGTCTGGTCGGCATCAACGGCAGCGGCAAATCGACGCTGTTCAAGGCGATCATGGGCTTCGTGCCCCTGTCGGTCGGCTCCATCGCCATTCTCGGTCTGCCGGTGCGCGAGGCCTTGAGGCGCCATCTGGTGGCCTATGTCCCGCAAAGCGAGGATGTCGACTGGACCTTTCCGGTTCTGGTCGAAGACGTGGTGATGATGGGCCGCTATGGCCACATGAACCCGCTGCGCATCGCCCGGCGCGCCGATAAGTCGGCGGTTGACCAGGCGCTTGAGCGCGTCGGCATGGGGGCCTTGCGCAAGCGCCAGATCGGCGAATTATCGGGCGGACAGAAAAAGCGGGTGTTCCTGGCCCGCGCCCTAGCCCAGGACGGCCGGGTCATCTTGCTTGACGAACCCTTCACCGGCGTCGATGTGACCACCGAAAGCGAGATCATCACCTTGTTGCGCGCCCTGCGCGCCGAGGGGCGGGTGATGCTGGTCTCGACCCATGATCTGGGCAGCGTGCCCGAATTCTGTGACCGCGCCGTTTTGCTCAACCGCACGGTTCTGGCCAGCGGGCCGACCGCCGAGGTGTTCACCCGGCGCAATCTGGAAGCGGCCTTCGGCGGGGTTCTGCGCCATGTGGTGCTTTCCGATCGCGGCCAGGGCGGGGATGGCGCCGGTCAGCGGCCCCTTGGCGTGCTGTCGGACGACGAACGTCCCTTGGTTCTCTACGACGACCCGCCCGAGGGCGGGGAGGCGCCCAAGGGCGGCGGAGCGCCGCGATGA